The Coraliomargarita sinensis genomic sequence ATGGTCGTCTCGACGCAGGTATGCCCCAGAAGCTCCTGGACCGTGCGGATGTTGCTTCCGTTCTCCAGCAGGTGGGTGGCGTAGCTGTGCCTCAAGACGTGCGAGTTCGAACGTT encodes the following:
- a CDS encoding tyrosine-type recombinase/integrase, giving the protein MRHSYATHLLENGSNIRTVQELLGHTCVETTMIYLHVMEDEKDQTLSPLDAL